Genomic DNA from Azospirillum brasilense:
ACACCGCCGGGCCGCCGGAGCTGCGCGTCGCCGCTGTGACCGACGGCGCCACGCTTCTGCTGGAGGACGGGCGCAGCCTGCGTCTGGCCGGCATCGAGCCCGCCGCACCGCCCATGGGGGCGGAGCCGGGCGACCACTGGCCGCTGGCCGAGGCGGCGCGGCAGGCGCTGGCGGAGCTGGCCGTCGGGCAGCGCCTGAGCGTGCGGGGGGAGGCGCGGACCGACCGGCACGGCCGCCTGCTGGCCCAGGTGGAGCGCGGCGACGGGCTGTGGCTCCAGGGCGAGCTGCTGGCCCGCGGCCTCGCCCGCGTGCACACCCGGCCCGACGCCCGCGCCCTGGCCCGGGAGATGCTGGCGGCGGAGGCCGGCGCGCGGGCGGCGGAGCGCGGCATCTGGCGGACCCGCGCCTACGCCGTGCGGCCCGCCGACCCCGACGCGCTGCGCCGGGACCGCGACAGCTTCCAGATCGTCGAGGGGCGGGTGCTGCGGGTGAGCAAGGCCGGCGGCGACGCCTATCTGGATTTCGGCGAGGACTGGCGGACCGACGTCACGGTGCACATCGGGCGGGCCGCCTTCCCGGCCTTCGTCGCCGCCGGCATCGACCCGCTGTCCTACGAGGGACGGACCGTCCGGGTGCGCGGCTGGGTGGGCCTGCGCGCCGGCCCGCTGATCGAGGCGACCCACCCCGAGCAGATCGAGCGGCTGGATGGCGCCGGCCCGCCCCTCCGCGCTTCACGACGCCATCCATCCCCGCCGCCGGAGCCTTCCGACGACGAGGAGGAGTGAGCCTGTGGCGGACAGCGGACGGGCGTCCTACACTTGCTTCCATTCGGCCCGGACTGACAGGACCTCTTCATGCCCCGCAGCGAGCTTTTCCCGCCCATCGACCCCTACCAGACCGGCTTCCTGCCCGTGGACGAGATCCACACGCTCTATTGGGAGCAGTCGGGCAACCCGCGCGGCGTGCCGGTGCTGTTCCTGCATGGGGGGCCGGGGGCGGGCGCCTCGCCGACGCACCGGCGTTTCTTCGACCCCGGCCATTACCGCATCGTCGTGATGGACCAGCGCGGGGCGGGCCGCTCCACTCCGCTGGGCGAGGTGCGGCGCAACACGACCGAGCTTCTGGTGGAGGACGCCGAACGGCTGCGCCGCCATCTGGGGATCGAGCGCTGGCTGCTGTTCGGCGGAAGCTGGGGATCGACTCTGGCGCTGGCCTACGGGCAGACCCATCCGGAGCGCTGCCTGGGGCTGATCCTGCGCGGCATCTTCCTGATGCGGAAGACGGAGATCGACTGGTTCCTCTACTCCATGCGCACGATCTTCCCGGAGGCCTGGGCCACCTTCGCCGGCCACATCCCGCCGGAGGAGCGCGGCGACCTGCTGGAGGCCTACTGGCGGCGCCTCAACGCGCCGGATGCGGCGACCCGCATGGCGGCGGCGCGGGTGTGGAGCATGTACGAGGGCTCCTGCTCCTCGCTGCTGCCCTCGCCGGAGCTGATCGCGACGAGCGCGGAGGACACCCACGCGCTGGGCCTCGCCCGCATCGAGGCGCATTACTTCCGCTCCAACCGCTTCACCCCGGAGGACAGGCTGCTGCGCGACGTGCACCGCATCCGGCACCTGCCGGGGGCGATCGTCCAGGGCCGCTACGACATCGTCTGCCCGATCGCCAGCGCCGACGAGCTGCGCCGCGCCTGGCCGGAGGCCGATTACCGCGTGGTGCCCGACGCCGGCCATTCCGCGATGGAGCCGGGCATCCGCGCCGCCCTGGTCCAGGCGACGGAGCGGTTCAAGGAGTACCGGTAGGGGGAGGGGCGCGCGCCGGCCCCCTCATACCTCGCCCGCATTCGCTCCCCCTTGCGTTGCGGCGTGGCCGCGCGTATAACCCTGCGCTCCAACGGGCGGCGAGGCCGGGTCCGAGACCCAGGGCATGCCCAACCGTCAGTCGGGAACATCCAACGCAAGGATTGAAAATGCCCAAGCTGAAGACGAAGAGCGGCGCCAAGAAGCGCTTCAAGGTGACCGCGTCCGGTAAGGTGCGCGCCCAGGCGGCTTTCAAGCGCCACTGCCTGGAGCAGAAGAGCCCGAAGATGAAGCGCAACGCGCGCGGCATGATGACCCTGGCCGAGCCGGACCAGAAGATCGTGCTGAAGAACTGGCTGCGCAACGCTTGATATCGTAAGGGAATCTGAACCATGGCTCGTGTTAAGCGCGGCGTCACCACGCACGCCCGTCACCGCAAGATCCTGAAGCTCGCCAAGGGCTACCGGGGCCGCAACTCCAAGAACTTCCGCATCGCGATCGAGAAGGTCGAAAAGGCCCTTCAATACGCGTATCGCGATCGCCGCAACAAGAAGCGCGATTTCCGCGGCCTGTGGATCCAGCGCATCAACGCCGGTGTCCGCCAGTACGGCCTGACCTACTCGCGCTTCATCAACGGCATCAAGCTGGCCGGCATCGAGATCGACCGCAAGGTCCTGTCGGATCTGGCCGCCCGTGAGCCGGAGGCCTTCAAGGCCATCGTCGATCAGGCCCAGGCCGCTCTCGCCTCCAAGGCCGCCGCCTAAAGGGTTCGCCGCGCAAGCGGAAACCCCGGTCCGGCGCCGGACACGAAAGAAGGGAGCCGTGCCTCTGGGCCGGCTCCCTTTTTCTTT
This window encodes:
- the rplT gene encoding 50S ribosomal protein L20 produces the protein MARVKRGVTTHARHRKILKLAKGYRGRNSKNFRIAIEKVEKALQYAYRDRRNKKRDFRGLWIQRINAGVRQYGLTYSRFINGIKLAGIEIDRKVLSDLAAREPEAFKAIVDQAQAALASKAAA
- the rpmI gene encoding 50S ribosomal protein L35 → MPKLKTKSGAKKRFKVTASGKVRAQAAFKRHCLEQKSPKMKRNARGMMTLAEPDQKIVLKNWLRNA
- a CDS encoding thermonuclease family protein, which encodes MPRRLLPLTLSALLLMANTAGPPELRVAAVTDGATLLLEDGRSLRLAGIEPAAPPMGAEPGDHWPLAEAARQALAELAVGQRLSVRGEARTDRHGRLLAQVERGDGLWLQGELLARGLARVHTRPDARALAREMLAAEAGARAAERGIWRTRAYAVRPADPDALRRDRDSFQIVEGRVLRVSKAGGDAYLDFGEDWRTDVTVHIGRAAFPAFVAAGIDPLSYEGRTVRVRGWVGLRAGPLIEATHPEQIERLDGAGPPLRASRRHPSPPPEPSDDEEE
- the pip gene encoding prolyl aminopeptidase encodes the protein MPRSELFPPIDPYQTGFLPVDEIHTLYWEQSGNPRGVPVLFLHGGPGAGASPTHRRFFDPGHYRIVVMDQRGAGRSTPLGEVRRNTTELLVEDAERLRRHLGIERWLLFGGSWGSTLALAYGQTHPERCLGLILRGIFLMRKTEIDWFLYSMRTIFPEAWATFAGHIPPEERGDLLEAYWRRLNAPDAATRMAAARVWSMYEGSCSSLLPSPELIATSAEDTHALGLARIEAHYFRSNRFTPEDRLLRDVHRIRHLPGAIVQGRYDIVCPIASADELRRAWPEADYRVVPDAGHSAMEPGIRAALVQATERFKEYR